In Candidatus Syntrophoarchaeum caldarius, a single window of DNA contains:
- a CDS encoding UDP pyrophosphate synthase has product MKIFKAGNYLKRLLYHRYERVLEKEVLRSEIPAHLAVIMDGNRRYASRIGEASYRGHFYGARIVEDLLEWSLDIGISHLTLYAFSIENFDRDEEEKAKIFELITKKFDELRVDQRIHKNRVRISTIGDIKLLPVSLQDAIKRAEEATAGYQGMRLNIALAYSGKREITRALQKIGEEVAAGKLSPQEITEDTLTAFLYENNSRDVDHMIRTGGENRTSNFMPWQASGSECSISFLMPLWPELRRIDFLRAIRTYQRCAAKGDRVTASS; this is encoded by the coding sequence GTGAAAATCTTTAAGGCTGGCAACTACCTCAAACGCCTTCTGTATCATAGGTATGAGCGAGTACTTGAAAAGGAAGTCTTGAGGTCTGAGATCCCGGCACATCTTGCGGTTATAATGGATGGAAACAGGCGATATGCATCCAGAATCGGGGAAGCCTCCTACAGGGGTCATTTCTATGGTGCAAGGATCGTTGAAGACCTGCTTGAATGGTCGCTCGATATCGGAATTTCACATCTGACGCTATATGCATTCTCGATCGAAAATTTTGACCGCGATGAGGAAGAAAAAGCAAAAATCTTCGAGCTTATAACAAAAAAATTTGATGAACTTCGCGTGGATCAGCGAATTCATAAAAACAGAGTCAGGATCAGCACCATCGGTGATATAAAGCTTCTTCCAGTATCACTCCAGGATGCGATCAAGCGAGCGGAAGAAGCAACCGCGGGTTATCAGGGAATGCGGCTTAATATCGCGCTTGCATACAGTGGAAAGAGAGAGATCACGCGTGCGCTCCAGAAAATAGGTGAAGAGGTTGCAGCAGGAAAGCTATCACCTCAGGAAATCACGGAAGATACACTCACCGCGTTTCTCTACGAAAACAACAGCAGAGACGTGGATCACATGATACGCACAGGTGGTGAGAATCGCACAAGTAATTTTATGCCATGGCAGGCAAGCGGTAGTGAGTGCAGTATCTCTTTCCTCATGCCGTTATGGCCAGAACTCAGGCGTATAGACTTTCTGCGGGCTATACGTACATATCAGAGGTGTGCGGCAAAGGGGGATAGAGTAACTGCTTCTTCATGA
- a CDS encoding geranylgeranylglyceryl phosphate synthase family protein, with the protein MTIWKRWKHITKLDPDRPISETEIEAVINSGTDAVMISGTQNITGENVKKLIGMLEGYSIPKILEPASPAVVSSEGVDYIFVPSVINSANPEWIIGKHIEWVMMGDIEWDIVVPEAYIVLNPDSAVGMVTSARTALEREEVVACCICAERYFKFPIIYIEYSGMYGNPEIVKAAKDALSEATLFYGGGITGREEAFEMKACADVIVVGNALYEVGLERFLETIP; encoded by the coding sequence ATGACAATATGGAAACGATGGAAACATATAACGAAACTCGATCCCGATCGCCCTATATCAGAAACTGAGATCGAAGCGGTGATTAACAGTGGTACAGATGCGGTGATGATCTCAGGGACACAGAATATTACAGGAGAGAACGTTAAGAAGCTCATCGGGATGTTAGAGGGGTACAGCATACCAAAGATTCTCGAGCCTGCTTCACCGGCAGTTGTCTCATCAGAGGGTGTTGATTACATCTTTGTGCCGTCGGTCATAAACTCGGCCAACCCCGAATGGATCATCGGAAAACATATCGAATGGGTGATGATGGGCGATATTGAATGGGATATTGTTGTGCCTGAAGCCTACATCGTCCTTAATCCTGATTCTGCCGTTGGTATGGTTACCAGTGCAAGGACCGCACTTGAGAGGGAGGAGGTTGTGGCGTGCTGTATCTGTGCTGAGCGTTACTTCAAGTTTCCAATCATATATATCGAGTACAGCGGGATGTACGGTAATCCTGAGATTGTTAAAGCCGCAAAGGATGCACTATCTGAAGCTACACTCTTTTATGGCGGGGGCATAACGGGACGTGAGGAGGCTTTTGAGATGAAAGCCTGCGCAGATGTGATCGTGGTGGGTAACGCTCTCTATGAGGTTGGACTTGAGCGTTTTCTTGAGACAATTCCCTGA
- a CDS encoding anaerobic ribonucleoside-triphosphate reductase activating protein translates to MINFGGIIETSTLDYPGKAAMVIFFRGCPFRCIYCQNEHLLSGNDLIGEEIIEAKIRDAKIFISAVVFSGGEPFMQFDPLSKLASYAKASGLLVGIETCGYYPEKIRALGERRLIDSLFLDIKAPLDDPKRYEEITGVRNAAEVVKESLSYSCSADFNLEVRTTVFKGVIGPDEIEKIARALEGFDGTYVIQEGISAHLETFSYNEIRRMGEIAATHLNSVRIRTKEKGLETLNSGSR, encoded by the coding sequence ATGATAAACTTCGGTGGTATAATCGAAACATCAACGCTCGACTACCCTGGTAAGGCTGCGATGGTGATCTTCTTCAGAGGTTGCCCTTTCAGATGTATCTACTGCCAGAACGAGCATCTCTTGAGTGGCAATGACCTGATTGGTGAGGAGATCATTGAAGCAAAGATTCGGGATGCAAAAATCTTCATCTCGGCGGTTGTTTTCTCAGGAGGTGAACCGTTCATGCAGTTTGATCCGCTCTCAAAGCTTGCATCGTATGCAAAAGCATCGGGACTTCTTGTTGGGATTGAGACATGTGGATATTATCCAGAGAAGATCAGGGCGCTTGGCGAGCGGAGACTTATCGATTCACTTTTTTTAGATATTAAGGCGCCGCTTGATGATCCCAAACGATATGAAGAGATCACAGGTGTGAGGAATGCAGCAGAAGTGGTGAAAGAAAGTTTGAGTTATTCCTGCAGCGCAGACTTTAATCTTGAGGTGAGAACAACAGTATTCAAAGGAGTTATCGGACCAGACGAGATTGAGAAGATCGCACGCGCGCTTGAGGGTTTTGATGGGACCTATGTGATACAGGAAGGAATATCTGCACATCTTGAAACCTTTTCATACAACGAGATCAGGCGCATGGGTGAGATTGCAGCTACTCACCTCAACTCCGTCAGGATAAGAACAAAGGAGAAAGGCCTGGAAACGCTCAACTCCGGTAGCAGATGA